In the genome of Nicoliella spurrieriana, the window ATAAAAGAAGAGCACTAAGACTAACAATGCAATCCCGAACCAATACGCCAGTGGCGCTAATCGCCAAAGCTGTTCCGAGTCAAATTGCATAATAATTACCACGGCAACGGCACCAATTACATACCATAAAATTTGTGGAATCAATTTACTAACTACGCTTGCGGAATTAGTATCATGTGATACTGCGACGTAAATGGAAGCAATCCCAATTACAGCTAATAGCATCACGCTAAAGATAATTCCCCAATCAATTCGATTGTCCTTATCGTTCTTACTACGCTCATTAACATTAGTTCGATCCAATGAAAAAACCTCCTCATCAGTTAATGATTAGTGGTGCAAATTGTACTCACTAATTAACATTTGAATCCCTTCATCGACTGTTTTCACTGGAAATGTTTTCTTGTGACGATAATCAGCAACCATCCCAGATTCCTTGGTCGTAATCTCACCAATTAGTTCTGATCCAATCTTAAGGGTTTGAACCACTTCACCCTTTGAATTCTTTTTTTCATCTAAATTAACGTCAATATTTTGTTTCTTTTTACTCATTTTTTCCTCCTAAAAGAAAAGTAGTCGGATCATAGAGCGACTACTTTAGATTCATTGAACGGCGGTATTCATCGCGCGCGCGTTTATTCCTAAAAATTGTAAAATGATTGGGAACCGGATCATAGCCACCCTTAACCAGTGGATTGCAGCGAATAATTCTAGCAATCCCCATGATGGCACCCTTGAGGGCTCCGTGTTCCTTAATTGCGGTAATCGTATATGCAGAGCATGTGGGTGAATAACGACAACTAGGCGGTAACAATGGAGAAATCGCCCGCTGGTATCCCCGGACGAACTGAATTAATAACCAGCGCAACCAATCACCTACTCCTTAATCAAATTATTTATTATCAGTTTTATCAATATGTTCCAGTAATGCACCGGCACCACGAGCAACGTTATCCAATGGATTTTCAGAGATCATAACGGGAACCGTTAATTCATCAGAAATGCGTTGGTCGATCTTATTAAGCAGTGCCCCACCACCAGTAAGCATTACTCCACGGTCAACGATGTCAGAAGCTAATTCTGGTGGAATCACTTCTAAGACTTCCTTTGCTCCGCGCACAATGGTTTCAACCGCATCTTCAAGTGCATCACAAATTTCATTACTGTCAACGGTAATCGAACGTGGCATTCCAGTGAGTGAATCACGACCCCGGACTTCCTTAGTCTTGACCTGGTCTGGCTCGTCCTTAACCGCCGTTCCAATTTCGATCTTAATTTTTTCTGAAGTATGATCACCGATAATTAACCCATGCTTGTTTTTAATGTAAGCCGCGATCATATTATTCATCTTGTCTCCAGCAACCCGAATGGAATTACTAGCAACGATGTCACCGAGTGAGATCACTGCGATATCACTAGTTCCACCACCCATATCAATTACCATGTTTCCAAATGGTTGGAAAATATCCATTCCGGCACCGATTGCGGCCACCTTAGGTTCTTCTTCAAGATAAACCTTGCCACCACCGGACTTTTCAGCAGCTTGAATAATGGCCTTCCGTTCAATATTAGTAATGTTAGTCGGCGCACAGATCATAATCTTGGGTTTGGACATTACCCCTTTGACGTTCAACTTATCAATAAAGTAAGAAAGCATCTTTTCAGTCACGTCGAAGTCAGAAATGACCCCGTCCTTTAGTGGCCGAATGGCGCGAATGTTACTGGGTGTCCGGCCCACCATCCGATATGCTTCGCTTCCTACTGATAATACTTTTTCTGTTTTTACATCCACAGCAACTACTGCGGGTTCATTTAGCACAATTCCCTTACCAACGACGTAAATTAGTACGTTAGCAGTTCCTAAATCAATGCCGATGTCTTTTGCCATCTTGCAATTTCCTCCTGAAAAAAACTTTTAATGCAACTAATTAATTATATCATAATTTTAAATTGTTACCCATAAAAAAAGGAGTTCTAAAGAACTCCTTTAAGAATAAAAATTTACTTGAATTCCTTCGTATTTTGTTTAAGAACGATTTTACCATCCTCACTGGTATGAATCCGGTTAATTTGCGCTCCTAATGCAGCCAATTTTTCATGGAAATCATAGTAACCACGGTCTAAATACTGTAAATGACCAATGGTGGTAATGCCCTTAGCAACTAACCCTGCGATCACTAATGCAGCTCCCGCTCTTAAATCGGTCGCAGCAACTTCAGCGCCGTTAAAGTCAGTCGGACCCTGCATTACTACGGTCCGCCCATTAATCGTAAAGTGGGCATTCATCCGACATAACTCTTCCAAGTGCATAAACCGATTTTCAAACACCGTTTCGGTCATCGTACTCGTCCCGTTCGCCAGTAGTTGTAAGATGGTCATTTGGGGTTGCATATCAGTCGGAAAACCTGGATATGGCAAGGTCTTAACATCAGTGGGCTTTAATTGATCGGGGCCAATTACTTCGATGCCTGAGTCGCGTTCAATTACCTTAACACCCATTTCACGCATTTTAGCAATCAAGGGCTTGTTATGTTCAGCAATCGCATCTCGTACCAACACATCACCGTGGGTCGCAGCAGCGGCCACCATAAAGGTTCCCGCTTCAATTCGGTCCTGAACAACCGTATGGATTGCACCGTGTAATTCAGGAACCCCTTCAATCTTGATCGTTTCGGTCCCTGCACCGCTAACCTTAGCCCCCATTAGATTCAAGAGGATTTCGAGGTCAACAATTTCGGGTTCCCGGGCTACGTTGCGAATCGTAGTCTTGCCCTTCGCAAGGGTCGCAGCCATCATGATGTTTTGGGTCGCACCCACACTTGGGAAGTCTAAGTAGATATCACTACCCACTAAGCCGTTTTCAGCAAAGGCTTCTACGTATCCATCATGTTGTTCGATGGTGGCCCCTAATTTTTCAAACCCCTTCAGGTGTAAATCAATGGGTCTAGACCCGATTGCACACCCACCAGGCAACGCAATTTTGGCATGGCCAATCCGTGCCAATAGTGGCCCCATCACAACGATGGATGCCCGCATCTTTGAAACATATTCAAATGGTGCCTCAGAAGAAATCTTTCCAGAAGCATCTAATATAATTTGGTTTTTAGCTTTATTAAAATCAATTTTAATATTTAAAAAACGAAGAACTTCATTCATCGTATAAACGTCTGATAACAATGGTACGTTATCTAGGGTTACTCTATCTTTACTAGCCAGAATTGAAGCCGCTAATAAGGGCAAAACTGCATTTTTGGCACCCTCAATATGTACTTCACCGACTAATCGATTGCCACCCTGTACAACAATCTTATCCAAAACAACCAAACCCCCTAAAACAATTTAGTAAAGGTCGACAATCCCAAGATCGAATTAATAATATCGATAAAAAAGGAACTACAGATGAATCCCACTACAACGGATAACATCACGATCATTACCTTTGCTTGGGGTTCGTGCATTCGGAGATAACGCTCAATATGCAGATCTTGAATCCACCAAAAAGCGATCGAAATGAAAAATAGATGACAAATCATCGTCATTAGTGAAACAATCCAACCGGAATGCACTATAATCCCAACCTTCCTTATTTGATACTATATCACATTTTAATATAAATATCTTTCATATTCCTTAATTGTAACATATCAAAAAAAGAGACTGCAAAAGTTATTAACTTTTACAATCTCTTTTATTCAATCAATTAATGACGAGCAACGTGAATCCGGTTAACTGCCCGTTGTAAAGCAATTTGACCACGGGTAATTGCCACGTTATCATGCTTACTTTGTGCAGCCTGGATTTTTTGTTGAGCCCGTTGACGTGCCCGTTCAGCACGTTCAACATCAATATCGCCTTGCTTTTCAGCACTATCGGCAATAATGGTTAAAACGTTATCGGAGAATTCAACGAAACCACCGTTAACGGCAATTTCATCTTCTTTACCATTATCGTACTTAACTCTAGCTTCATCGACTTCTAAGGAAGCGATAACTGGAAGGTGATCACGCATGATCCCAAGTTCACCGGTCTTGGTCTTAACGATCACGAGGTGGGCCTGGTCATTTTGATATACCATTCCATCAGGAGTAACGATACTAATGGTTAATACTGAATTATCAGCCAATTAGAACCCCCCTTAGTTGTTAGCGTTTGCCTTCATCTTTTTAGCATTTTCTTCCACGTCTTCAATTGGTCCACAGTTTCTAAATGCATCTTCTGGGATGTCATCGTACTTACCATCTAAGATGGCCTTGAAACTGTCAACGGTCTTTTCAACGGGAACGTACTTACCAGGAAGTCCAGTAAATTGTTCAGCAACACTAAAGCTTTGTGATAAGAAGAATTGAATCCGACGAGCACGGTTAACGATCGTCTTTTCTTCATCTGACAATTCATCCATCCCTAAAATTGAGATAATGTCTTGTAGTTCACGGTATCTTTGAAGCACTTGTTGAACTTCATTAGCAACTTCATAGTGCTTTTGACCAATAATAGCAGGGTCAAGGGCAGAAGAAGTAGATGCGAGTGGATCCACGGCTGGATAAATCCCTTGTTGAGTTAAGGAACGAGTCAAGTTAGTAGTGGCATCCAAGTGAGCGAAAGTAGTTGCTGGAGCAGGGTCGGTATAATCATCGGCAGGAACGTAAACCGCTTGGATGGATGTGATGGCACCCTTCTTAGTGGAAGTAATCCGTTCTTGCAATTGACCCATTTCAGTAGCTAACGTTGGTTGGTAACCAACGGCTGATGGAATCCGTCCTAACAGGGCTGAAACTTCCATTCCGGCTTGGGTAAATCTGAAGATGTTATCAATGAACAATAGCACATCAGAACCCTTAGCATCACGGAAGTATTCAGCAATGGTCAAACCAGTCAAGGCAACCCGCATCCGGGCACCAGGCGGCTCGTTCATTTGTCCATACACCATGGCAGTTTGCTTAAGAACACCGGAACCCTTCATTTCGAAGTACATATCGTTACCTTCACGAGTCCGTTCACCAACACCGGTGAACACAGAAATTCCGTTATGTCCTTGAGCAATGTTATGGATTAATTCTTGAATTAAAACAGTTTTACCAACACCGGCACCACCGAATAGTCCAACCTTACCACCACGAATATATGGTGCTAATAGGTCAATAACCTTAATTCCGGTTTCAAGCACTTCGGTTGAAGTACTTAGTTCGTCGTATGCTGGAGCGTCTCTATGAATTGGCCAGCGTTCTGCATCTGGACCAAATTGAGGGCCGTTATCGATTGTATCACCGAGAACGTTAAAGACCCGACCTAAAGTATCGTCACCAACCGGTACTGAAATTGGGGCTTCGGTATCTTCGACATCCATCCCACGACGTAAACCATCGGTTCCGTCCATGGCAATGGTCCGAACAACACCGTTACCTAATTCCAACATTACTTCGGTAACTAAATCTTCTTCATCATTACCCCTCTTAACCTTAAGAGCAGTATTGATATCAGGTAATTTAACATCCGCAGGGAATTCAACGTCAATAACTGGTCCGATTACTTGGATAATTTTTCCAGTACTCATTATTCGTTAATTCCTCCCATATTAATGCTTCAAGGCTTCCTGACCACCTGTAATTTCAGTAATTTCAGTGGTAATTGCAGCCTGACGAGCTCGATTATATTGCAATTCTAACTTCCCAATTAAATCCTCCGCATTATCGGATGCGGCACTCATTGCAGTTGAACTAGAAGCATGTTCTGAGGTCTTTGCATCTAGGATTGCTCCAAAGATCAAGCCTTCGGTGTATTGCGGAATCACAACCCGCAATACGGAACCTTCATCTGGTTCAACATCGTAAGTGGGACCAATTTCAGATGCTTGCACATCGCCACTCTTCCCGGTATTAATTGTTTCATCATCCAATGGCAACATTTTTTCAGCCCGAAAGTTTGATGTCATTCGATTAACGAAGTGACTGTAGCAAACATAAAGTTCGCTAAAGACACCATCATTATACATCGATGTTACCGTATCAACAATTTCTTTAACTTCTCTAAAAGTTGGGATATCAGAAACACCACGATATTCATAAGCAACGTTTGCACCACGTTTCTTATAAAAATCAGCACCATTTCCACCAACTGTTAATAGTAGATAATCATCTTTGTTAGGGGTGTGTTCTTGAATAAATTCATTCGTCCCCCGAATAACATTACTATTATAACTTCCAACCATTCCACGATCAGACGTAATCACTAAATAGGCAGTCTTTCCTTTGGAATTGGACTTGCTTGAGGAATTAAAGTTATCTAATAAATGAGTCTTAGCTAAATGCAATACAACCGCCTTAACCCGTGATACATATTGTTCATAATTAACCGCATGCTTTTGGATTTGGGTCAACTTTGCAGTTTGAACCATTTCCATTGCAGAGGTAATTTGATGGGTCTTTTGAGTTGATTGAATGCGATGTTTAACATCATTCAAAGACATTGTTTCACCATCCCTTCAAGCTAGTTAGTTTGTTTTTGGTCATCTTGTGATTGACTTGGTTGGAAATTAGCAGCAAATTCTTTAACAGCACTACTAAATTTATCTTCATCTGGTAAGTTACCAGTCTTAACAATACTGTCAAGGATATCCTGATGGTTAGACTTGAAGAATGAAATTACTTCTTCTTGGTAACGTTGGATATCACCTAAGTCAATCTTATCCAAGAATCCACGAGTTAAACAGAAAAGAACAAGCACTTGTTGTTCAACTGGCATTGGATCATGGAGTGGTTGCTTAAGTACTTCAACGGTTCTAGCACCACGATTCAACTTAGCTTGGGTTGCTTCATCAAGGTCAGAACCAAATTGAGCAAATGATTCCAATTCACGGTATGAGGCAAGATCCAAACGGAGGGTCCCACCAACCTTCTTCATTGCCTTGATTTGAGCATCCCCACCAACCCGGGAAACAGAAGTTCCGGCATCGATGGCTGGACGAATTCCAGAGTAGAATGAATCGGCGTTCAAGAAGATTTGTCCATCAGTAATCGAAATTACGTTGGTTGGAATGTATGCTGAAACGTCCCCTGCTTGGGTTTCAACGATTGGAAGTCCGGTAATTGAACCGCCACCTAACTTATCGTTTAACTTAGCACACCGTTCTAGTAACCGGGAGTGGGTGTAGAAGATATCACCAGGATAAGCTTCACGACCAGGAGGACGACGCAAGATAAGTGAAAGTTCACGGTATGCATTGGCTTGCTTAGTAAGATCATCGTAGATAATCAAAACATGCTTACCCTTGTTCATGAAGTATTCACCCATTGCAGTCCCAGCATAAGGAGCAATGTAAAGCAATGGAGCTGGTTCTGATGGACCAGCGGAAACTACGATCGTGTAGTCCATTGCACCGAATTTTTCAAGTGTGTTAACTTGACTCCGGACAGTCGAGTCCTTTTGACCAATTGCAACGTAGATACAGATCATATCTTGATCCTTTTGGTTCAAGATCGTATCAATTGCGATTGAAGTTTTACCAGTCTTACGGTCACCGATGATTAACTCACGTTGACCCCGACCAATTGGAACTAACGCATCAATGGCCTTAATCCCAGTTTGTAATGGTTCTTCAACACTTTGCCGGTCCATGATTCCAGGAGCCTTTCGTTCGATTGGTAACGTTCCATCATTTTTAATGTCACCCTTACCATCGATTGGTTGTCCAAGTGAATTTACAACCCGTCCAACCAATGAATCTCCAACTGGAACTTCCATGATCCGGCCGGTTCTCTTAACAGTATCGCCTTCACGAATACCATCGAAATCTCCTAAAACAACGATACCAACATCATTGCTTTCGAGGTTTTGAACCATTCCATATACACCATCTGAGAATTCAAGTAATTCACCAGATAATGCATTATTTAGGCCGTGAGCACGAGCAATCCCGTCACCAACGTAGGTAACGACACCAGTTTCTTCAACTGAGAGCTCGTCCTTGTATCCGGCTAATTGTTGCTTAATTAAAGCACTAATTTCCTCAGCCTTAATGCTCATAAAAGTTTTCACCTCTTCGATTAGATATCGTCTACTTTAATAGGAGTTGTTTGACGCGATTAAGCTTAGACTTAACGCTCCCATCAAAAGTTACATCAGATGATTTAATAATTAAACCACCAATAATACTTGGATCGACCTTGCTGTTCAAAACTACTTTATCGGCCCCAATGCGTTTTGCAAAGGCGTCTTTCAATTTAGATTGTTGATCAGTATCAAGTGCGACCGCGCTGATTAAATCAGCGTTGACAATGTGGTTATAGTCATCGTAGATGGCTTGAAACGCATCGATGACCGGAACCATTTTGTCCATGTTGTCGCTTCCTGCTAGGACCTTAATTAAATTTTGAATGTACTTTGAACTAGCACTATCAATCATTGACTTAACTAACTTATCCTTATCAGCTTCTGGGAAACTAACGTTGCTTAATACTGAAGCTAAACTAGGGTTAGCGTCAAAAACAGCCTTAATGGACTGTAAATCTGCATACCCGGAATCTAGTTCATTATCAGCCTTTAGTAAGTCGAATAACGCTTGTGCGTAACGTTTTGAAAATGTAATTTTATCTAGACTCATTTTGCTTCCCCAACCCTTCGATGTAAGAATCAATTAGCGCCTTCTGGTCGTTTGCGTTTAATTCTTTTTGAATGATCTTAGAAGCGATTTCAATAGATAAATTTGCCACATCATTTTTGGTATTTGCTAATGCATCCTGACGTTCTTGTTCAATACTCTTGTGAGCATTGTCCTTAATGGTTTGAGCATCATTTTGCGCATCAGCAACGATTTGTTCTTGTTGCTTTTGTCCGGATTGCTTAGCATTAGTAATGATTGTACTTGCCTCATCATGTGACTTAGCTAATTCAGCCTGACGTTGCTTTGCCAAACTGTCAGCTTCTTGGTTCTTTTGCTTAGCAGAATCGATATCGCTAACGATTTGCTTCGTCCGCTCGTTCAACATTTTGTTGATTGGCTTCCAAGCAAAGACCTTAATCAAGAACATTAGGACTAAGAACAAGATTAAGTAGTAAAGCATCGTTCCATAAGCTAATTCGGCTCCGAATACCAACTGTGAAAGCATCTATTGACACCTCCTTACGTCAATGTAATGTTTGTAATTTTGTAATTACTTGTTCATAAGAATGAAACCAACAACGACAGCTAAGATAGGCATAGCTTCAACTAAACCAACACCAATGAACATGTTAGTAAATAACTTACCTTGCATTTCTGGTTGACGAACCATTCCTTCTAGTAACTTAGAAGCAACGATACCATCACCGATACCACCACCGATGGCAGCACCTGCTAAAGCAATACCAGCTCCGATTAATCCCATAACTATAGTCCTCCTTGTTTATATACAAATTAAAATGTTATTCAGCAGATATCTTTCCATTAATATATACTGAAGTTAAGGTTACAAATACATAGGCTTGGATCGCACCTAAGAAAATTGAGAATGCCTGCCAGATCAACTCAACAGGAGCTAATCCGATCATGGTGACGATTCCATCAGAAAACGCCAATCCACCGACAAGTTTCAACAGAATTTCACCGGCATAAATAACCCCGAATAAACGAAGTCCTAAGGTTAGGAAATTCGAAAATTCTTCAAATAATGCGAGTGGGAGCCAGAATACAAATGGTTCTAAGTACGTATTCTTAAAATAACCCCCGAACCCAAGCTTCTTAACACCTGCGTAGTGAGATAGCGCAATTGTAAACAATGCTAACGTCATCGTGAACATCGGATCCGCGGTCGGACTTTTAATGTACGTGATGCCGTTGACATCTACTTGAAGCATTAAACCTAACTGATTTGATACAAAAATTAAGACAAATAAAACAAATCCATATAGTTTAAAGCTAGCAGCATCATTGTCGCTCATTGACCCCCGCGTAGTCGTATTAGAAAAATCGATAATCGACTCTAATACTGCTTGTTTCTTACTGGTGGGTCTAACTTGCAAATTACGGGACAACCAAACTACAACCAGTAATACGACTAACGCAGCAAAGGTAGCTGCAACCATATTACCGATATTAAATGTTAATCCACCAAGGTGGAAAGTTGAAATTTTATCATTCAAGAATTTCACCTCTTTTCATGTAACCTATCCAACCATGATACACCTAATACAGTTTGAATGTAATAAGTATATTAAGATTATTTAATTAAAAGTGAATTTGTATTTATCTCAATAAATACACTCAAAATATTACCACTAAATTAAAATTATTTCAAAACAAAGCTAGCTTTTTGTTAATCTTCTTTACAATCAATTCAAATTAAAAAGACACCCAAATAGGCGTCTTTTTAATTATTTCGTTCCAAATAAACGGTCCCCTGCATCACCAAGCCCTGGGAAAATGTACCCATCTTCAAGGTGATCATCAAGGGCTGCCGCAATAATGTCCACGTCTGGATGGGCAGCTTGAAGAGCCTTAACTCCCTCTGGAGCGGCCACTAAACAAATAAATTTGATGTTTTTAGGATTAGCACCGCGCTTCTTGATCGCATCGATCGCCATAATGGCCGAACCCCCGGTAGCAAGCATTGGATCTACCATGAAAATTTGCCGTTGATCAATGTCTGAAGGCAACTTAACGAAGTATTCATGGGGTTCAAACGTCTCTTCATCACGAAACATTCCGATGTGGCCCACCTTAGCAGCCGGAATTAAATCCAACATTCCATCGACCATGCCGAGACCGGCCCTTAGGATCGGAACAACGGCTAATTTTTTACCAGCCAGTTGTTTGGAAGTGGTCTTTCCCATCGGGGTTTCAATCGTTACGTCCTCAACGGGAAGCTCACGAGCAGCTTCAAAGGCTAAAAGCCGTGCAATCTCATTTACCACTTCGCGGAACTCACGGGTGCCACAGTCCTTATTCCTAATAATCGTTAATTTATGTTGAATCAGTGGATGATTCATCACTTCAAGTTTACCCATTATAATATAAATCTCCTTTAGCTTACCATTTGATTGGGTGAGCGTCAGTCAATCCTTGAACTCCAGCACGGACATCCTTCATTACTTGGTCATCATCATGGCCATTAATTACATCCATGATTAATTCAGCAACCCGGGTAGCGTCTGCTTCCTTAAAGCCACGCGTCGTAATTGCGGGTGTTCCAATTCTAATCCCACTGGTTTCGGTTGGCTTACGCTTATCATTTGGAATCATTTCTTTATTGGTAGTAATCATAACTGATTCTAACATTTCTTGAAGTTCACGACCAGAAATATCGGTCTTGCTTAAATCAAGGTTTAACAAGTGGTTATCGGTTCCACCAGAAACAACGCTTACGTTATCGGAATCATTGAATACCTTTGCCATTGCCTTAGCATTCTTTATGATTTGTTCACAGTAAGTTTTAAATTCTGGTTGTAAATCTTCGAAGAAGGTTTCAGCTTTAGCAGCAATCACGTGTTCAAGTGGGCCCCCCTGGGTTCCAGGGAAGACAGCTGAGTTAATCTTTTTAGCATACTTTTCTTGAGATAGAATCAAACCACCACGAGGGCCGCGGAGGGTCTTATGGGTCGTCGTAGTTACTACATCGGCAATGCCCACTGGACTTGGGTGTAACCCAGTAGCAACTAGGCCGGCAATGTGGGCCATATCAACCATTAAGTATGCACCAACGGCATCGGCAATTTCTCTAAACTTAGTCCAGTCAATCGTGCGGCTGTAAGCAGAAGCCCCAGCAACGATCATCTTAGGTTGAACTTCCTTTGCAACCTGCAAAATAGCATCGTAATCCAATTCTTCATTATTAGGATCTAAGCCATATGTGAAGGTATCATAAACCTTACCAGAGAAGTTGAATTTCGCACCATGGCTCAAGTGACCACCAGCATTTAAGTCCATCCCTAAAATGCGGTCACCAGGCTTTAAAAATGCTGCATATGCTGCTTGGTTAGCTTGTGAACCAGAATGAGGTTGCACATTAGCAAATTCCGCACCAAAGAGCTTTTTAGCACGGTCGATTGCTAGTTG includes:
- a CDS encoding DUF2969 domain-containing protein; the protein is MSKKKQNIDVNLDEKKNSKGEVVQTLKIGSELIGEITTKESGMVADYRHKKTFPVKTVDEGIQMLISEYNLHH
- the yidD gene encoding membrane protein insertion efficiency factor YidD, translating into MRWLLIQFVRGYQRAISPLLPPSCRYSPTCSAYTITAIKEHGALKGAIMGIARIIRCNPLVKGGYDPVPNHFTIFRNKRARDEYRRSMNLK
- a CDS encoding rod shape-determining protein, whose product is MAKDIGIDLGTANVLIYVVGKGIVLNEPAVVAVDVKTEKVLSVGSEAYRMVGRTPSNIRAIRPLKDGVISDFDVTEKMLSYFIDKLNVKGVMSKPKIMICAPTNITNIERKAIIQAAEKSGGGKVYLEEEPKVAAIGAGMDIFQPFGNMVIDMGGGTSDIAVISLGDIVASNSIRVAGDKMNNMIAAYIKNKHGLIIGDHTSEKIKIEIGTAVKDEPDQVKTKEVRGRDSLTGMPRSITVDSNEICDALEDAVETIVRGAKEVLEVIPPELASDIVDRGVMLTGGGALLNKIDQRISDELTVPVMISENPLDNVARGAGALLEHIDKTDNK
- the murA gene encoding UDP-N-acetylglucosamine 1-carboxyvinyltransferase translates to MDKIVVQGGNRLVGEVHIEGAKNAVLPLLAASILASKDRVTLDNVPLLSDVYTMNEVLRFLNIKIDFNKAKNQIILDASGKISSEAPFEYVSKMRASIVVMGPLLARIGHAKIALPGGCAIGSRPIDLHLKGFEKLGATIEQHDGYVEAFAENGLVGSDIYLDFPSVGATQNIMMAATLAKGKTTIRNVAREPEIVDLEILLNLMGAKVSGAGTETIKIEGVPELHGAIHTVVQDRIEAGTFMVAAAATHGDVLVRDAIAEHNKPLIAKMREMGVKVIERDSGIEVIGPDQLKPTDVKTLPYPGFPTDMQPQMTILQLLANGTSTMTETVFENRFMHLEELCRMNAHFTINGRTVVMQGPTDFNGAEVAATDLRAGAALVIAGLVAKGITTIGHLQYLDRGYYDFHEKLAALGAQINRIHTSEDGKIVLKQNTKEFK
- a CDS encoding DUF1146 family protein, translating into MTMICHLFFISIAFWWIQDLHIERYLRMHEPQAKVMIVMLSVVVGFICSSFFIDIINSILGLSTFTKLF
- a CDS encoding F0F1 ATP synthase subunit epsilon is translated as MADNSVLTISIVTPDGMVYQNDQAHLVIVKTKTGELGIMRDHLPVIASLEVDEARVKYDNGKEDEIAVNGGFVEFSDNVLTIIADSAEKQGDIDVERAERARQRAQQKIQAAQSKHDNVAITRGQIALQRAVNRIHVARH
- the atpD gene encoding F0F1 ATP synthase subunit beta, coding for MSTGKIIQVIGPVIDVEFPADVKLPDINTALKVKRGNDEEDLVTEVMLELGNGVVRTIAMDGTDGLRRGMDVEDTEAPISVPVGDDTLGRVFNVLGDTIDNGPQFGPDAERWPIHRDAPAYDELSTSTEVLETGIKVIDLLAPYIRGGKVGLFGGAGVGKTVLIQELIHNIAQGHNGISVFTGVGERTREGNDMYFEMKGSGVLKQTAMVYGQMNEPPGARMRVALTGLTIAEYFRDAKGSDVLLFIDNIFRFTQAGMEVSALLGRIPSAVGYQPTLATEMGQLQERITSTKKGAITSIQAVYVPADDYTDPAPATTFAHLDATTNLTRSLTQQGIYPAVDPLASTSSALDPAIIGQKHYEVANEVQQVLQRYRELQDIISILGMDELSDEEKTIVNRARRIQFFLSQSFSVAEQFTGLPGKYVPVEKTVDSFKAILDGKYDDIPEDAFRNCGPIEDVEENAKKMKANANN
- a CDS encoding F0F1 ATP synthase subunit gamma, with amino-acid sequence MSLNDVKHRIQSTQKTHQITSAMEMVQTAKLTQIQKHAVNYEQYVSRVKAVVLHLAKTHLLDNFNSSSKSNSKGKTAYLVITSDRGMVGSYNSNVIRGTNEFIQEHTPNKDDYLLLTVGGNGADFYKKRGANVAYEYRGVSDIPTFREVKEIVDTVTSMYNDGVFSELYVCYSHFVNRMTSNFRAEKMLPLDDETINTGKSGDVQASEIGPTYDVEPDEGSVLRVVIPQYTEGLIFGAILDAKTSEHASSSTAMSAASDNAEDLIGKLELQYNRARQAAITTEITEITGGQEALKH
- the atpA gene encoding F0F1 ATP synthase subunit alpha; this translates as MSIKAEEISALIKQQLAGYKDELSVEETGVVTYVGDGIARAHGLNNALSGELLEFSDGVYGMVQNLESNDVGIVVLGDFDGIREGDTVKRTGRIMEVPVGDSLVGRVVNSLGQPIDGKGDIKNDGTLPIERKAPGIMDRQSVEEPLQTGIKAIDALVPIGRGQRELIIGDRKTGKTSIAIDTILNQKDQDMICIYVAIGQKDSTVRSQVNTLEKFGAMDYTIVVSAGPSEPAPLLYIAPYAGTAMGEYFMNKGKHVLIIYDDLTKQANAYRELSLILRRPPGREAYPGDIFYTHSRLLERCAKLNDKLGGGSITGLPIVETQAGDVSAYIPTNVISITDGQIFLNADSFYSGIRPAIDAGTSVSRVGGDAQIKAMKKVGGTLRLDLASYRELESFAQFGSDLDEATQAKLNRGARTVEVLKQPLHDPMPVEQQVLVLFCLTRGFLDKIDLGDIQRYQEEVISFFKSNHQDILDSIVKTGNLPDEDKFSSAVKEFAANFQPSQSQDDQKQTN
- the atpH gene encoding ATP synthase F1 subunit delta; this encodes MSLDKITFSKRYAQALFDLLKADNELDSGYADLQSIKAVFDANPSLASVLSNVSFPEADKDKLVKSMIDSASSKYIQNLIKVLAGSDNMDKMVPVIDAFQAIYDDYNHIVNADLISAVALDTDQQSKLKDAFAKRIGADKVVLNSKVDPSIIGGLIIKSSDVTFDGSVKSKLNRVKQLLLK
- the atpF gene encoding F0F1 ATP synthase subunit B, producing MLSQLVFGAELAYGTMLYYLILFLVLMFLIKVFAWKPINKMLNERTKQIVSDIDSAKQKNQEADSLAKQRQAELAKSHDEASTIITNAKQSGQKQQEQIVADAQNDAQTIKDNAHKSIEQERQDALANTKNDVANLSIEIASKIIQKELNANDQKALIDSYIEGLGKQNESR
- the atpE gene encoding F0F1 ATP synthase subunit C codes for the protein MGLIGAGIALAGAAIGGGIGDGIVASKLLEGMVRQPEMQGKLFTNMFIGVGLVEAMPILAVVVGFILMNK
- the atpB gene encoding F0F1 ATP synthase subunit A, with the protein product MNDKISTFHLGGLTFNIGNMVAATFAALVVLLVVVWLSRNLQVRPTSKKQAVLESIIDFSNTTTRGSMSDNDAASFKLYGFVLFVLIFVSNQLGLMLQVDVNGITYIKSPTADPMFTMTLALFTIALSHYAGVKKLGFGGYFKNTYLEPFVFWLPLALFEEFSNFLTLGLRLFGVIYAGEILLKLVGGLAFSDGIVTMIGLAPVELIWQAFSIFLGAIQAYVFVTLTSVYINGKISAE